The following nucleotide sequence is from Salvia splendens isolate huo1 chromosome 2, SspV2, whole genome shotgun sequence.
GGATGGCGGAGCACGCTCTCCCCACGTGCTCGTAAGAGCTCCATCTGTCGCTCTCCCTCTTCTCTGCTCCAAATCATCGAAAAATGCAAAAACAAAATAGGACATCAACAAGAAACTAAAAATGGAGAAATAAGATAGTGAGAGTGGGAAATTACCATCTGAAAGCAACGGCTGGTCCATTTTAGTTGCTACCAGAAATTGAATAGATGATGAGATGATTGAAGGGAATGGAGTGCATCCAACAATTTGAAGGATTAAGCTTAATCAACAAGGTAGTGAACCGATATTTCTTAACGCGGTCAATTGAGCTGTCAGTTTTGGCTCTTGTTCGTAGTCGTAcctgaaatatttttttacattatttaactTATTTTACAATACTTGATAGATAGTGATAGTACATTGTATAATGAGTTGAATAGTTGATATTGTATAATGAATTTAAGAATTTTATCCAGTAGATATTGTGGAATGAATTTAAGAATTGTGTGGCTatgattagggatgtcaatcgggccagcccaccgggtttcgggccagcccaccgggtttcgggccaaccctattcaggttgcgggtcaatcgggtgcgggctaatcggacTGTTATTTttccgggttataaaagttcaaccataaccctaaaagctcgggtttcgggctagcccatcgggttaatcgggttgctatcgataaaattaacatgcgatcaatccaataaataatggtgaaaattagtaatatttatcaaatgtaaaatatttaattattataaatttgagatatatgtttaaactcaaacatgaacatgatcaaatactaatatttgagatttatgcaaaataaaacataaacaagatattttaaagcatttttagaaatttaaatatatttttagtgaatttgaagtttctaattcatttatctattattatattaataaaaacttaatatataatttatatatttaatatataaaatggaaagttattttttcaataatctatattataaaataatcaatgaagtgtcgaattagagtaaaacaaatagaacaaggttttcgggccagcccatcgggttttcgggtctagccATAACGGGTtgtgggttaatcgggtgcggactaatcgggctgtaattttatcgggctagaaattttcagccataaccctataaatttggccggctattcgggccagcccacggattgcgggctaaattgacatccctagctaTGATTACCAGAGATTAAAAGTTCTATAACTAATTTTTGTAAACGcactaaaagaaaaaaatagatagTAAAATGGGCCGGTCAGGCCCAGTTCTAAACCTCAACTGGGTTTCTAAATTAGCCCAATAATGTCGTTAAATCCCCTTGTAAAATTAGGGTTTGTCCGTTGGTTCAGAGCATTTGGGAAGCAGCAATGGTGAAGGGTAGGCAAGGCGAGCGCGTGAGACTCTACGTCCGCGGTACAATCCTAGGATACAAAAGGTAAacagaaaataatactattcaTTTCTTCGCTCCCTCCGATCTCCGGCTAGGCCGTGTTTGCCATAACGAAAATGGGTAATTCGGTGATAGGTCGAAGTCGAACCAGTATCCAAACACGTCGCTGGTTCAGGTAGAGGGCATGAACACTCAGGAGGAAGTGGCGTGGTATCTCGGGAAGAAATTGGCCTACATTTACAAAGCCAAAGTTAAGAAGAACGGCTCTCACTATCGCTGCATTTGGGGCAAGGTCGCGCGCCCCCACGGCAACAGCGGCGTCGTTCGCGCCAAATTCAAGTCCAATCTCCCTCCCAAATCCATGGTACGTTTAATCGTTTCGAAATCTGTTGATTTCAGTTTTTTCTTCCGTTTGAAAATTTCGCACTGCTGTATAAATTTCTAACGATTAAATCTGTTTCATATTATGATTAGACTTTTTTGCTGCATATTATTATGATTAACTGTGTTGGATATTAGCTGTATTAAATGATATTGTCAATTTATATCATGCTTTTCCCCCCTGTAGAAAATGGTTTTGGAGGTTAAATGTTGGTAGTTTTCTCTTTTCAGGTTTTCCCTTTTATagaaaattaggttaaaaattgaACATTTAGAGGCACGAAAGTATAGAATACATCTGCAGATAACTAACAAGAAGCACTTTTTTGAGAGTCAGAGTACAATAACTTTGGGGCCTTTTTTGTTAATAGGGAAAAAGAGAAGTTTGTAAAAGAATATATCTCATGAACTGAGTGATATAGTCTTCTAATGTCTCTAATCTCTATTCTCAAAAagacaaaattagtaaattagGGGTATTGAGGACTGattggtttgcaagattgtatctcatgattaaatatgtattatgcTTGGCTTATGAGATTGTGTCTCACTTAATCCCAGATAGATattcatgtgataattagtcatagcacccctccaactaaaataaatgCCACAATTTGATCTTAGAaggataatcatatgataatgagCTATGCGAACCTAATGGTACCTAGGAGTACAGAGCAATGACAATAGACAAGTTAATCCTGAATATTTATCTGTGAAGCAATCAATCAATCTCTTATAATGAAGGCTCTCTAAAAACTCACTCTAAATTGAAATTGAAGCAATAtcacatttttaatttgttatagATGTAGCAATGTCTCTTTTATAATCTTCTTTGCATTGTTTTAACTGTGAGCAGGGAGCTAGAGTGAGG
It contains:
- the LOC121764139 gene encoding 60S ribosomal protein L35a-3-like, producing the protein MVKGRQGERVRLYVRGTILGYKRSKSNQYPNTSLVQVEGMNTQEEVAWYLGKKLAYIYKAKVKKNGSHYRCIWGKVARPHGNSGVVRAKFKSNLPPKSMGARVRVFMYPSNI